The genomic DNA GACTGGAGGGCGAGGGGGCGGACTGGTCGCCGCCGCCGGGGCGAGACCGGCCCGGGGTGCTGCTGGAGTCCAGCTCGTCACCCACCACAATCCCCTCCATCCCACGAATCACGCCAGCCGCGATGCCGACGAAATCACCAGCATCAGTACCGGCGTGTTCCTTCCATTCTAGAACATCGAACACGCCGATAAAAGACCCCACCGCCGATCACGCGAGAATGTGGATAACCACCCTCTGTGGAGGAAAGATACCCCCGGACCCTGAAGCCCGAAGTCTGGAGCCCGGCGCGCGATACCTGGAGCTCGACACTGAAGCACGCGCCGGTGCCGGCGCCAGCGCTGGTGCTGGTGCTGGACACCCGAGCCCAGGCCGTGAAACTTCGCGCCGCCCCGCTGCGCTGCGCTGTGGTGTGCTGCGTTGTGATTGCCCGAGAGGGGGTCGGCGCGCCGCACGCAGCGCCTGGCACACCCTCGGGCGGAGCCGGCGATCCTCCCGAGTGCGGAGGTGGAGTGGCGCGCAATGCCCCGCGCACCATGACATGCGCCGCGCCAGACGCCGCAACCTGCCCATTGTGGATAAGCGCCCATGGGGGAGGAAAGACCACGATTGCCCGCTGCGGCGAGATGAATGGGGATAACCACCCACTGGGGAGGAAGAATAGAACCACCGAGATCGACATCCCGAACATCGTCGGGCACACAAACCCCTTTCCGAACGACACACTCGACCCGACACCCGACCGTGACCTCCGTCCCGGGAGCTGACTGCCCGGCTCTGCGAGGATGTCCACCATGACCGTGCTCGTCGCCTACGCGACCCATTCCGGAGCCACCCGTACCGTGGCCGAGACCCTCGTCGAGACATTGCGCGCGGAGGGCCTGGACCCTGTGCTCGCCGACGTTGCGGAGGACCCGGACCCCGCTGGCCACGACGCCGCGATCCTCGGGTCCGCCGTGCGCGTCGAGTCCTTCGAGAAGTCCTTCGTGACCTGGGTGTCCAGGCATCGCGCGCGGATCGATGAGGTCCCAGTTGCATTGTTCTCCTGTTCCGGCTCCGCCGCTGATCCGGCCAAGGGCGGCCGGCAGAAGGCGACCGACGACTTCCTCGAGCGCACCGGCATCGCCCCGGTCGCGGTGAAGAACTTTCCCGGGTGGGTTCTCATGGACAGGATCCCGGTGCACGAGCAGCTGCTGCTGAAGTCGATGCGCACGCCTACCGGCGACTTCCGCGACCTGCCGGCCGTCGCCGCCTGGGCCCGGGAGATCGCACCGGGGCTCAGCGGCTGAGGGCGCGCTCGAGCAGCCGACGGTGGAAGCGGTCCTCTCCGGTGACCTCCGGGTGGAAGGCCGTGGCCAGCAGGTTCCCCTGCTCGACGGCGACGATGCGGCCGTCGCCCAGGCGGGCGAACACGTCGGCGGACGGGCCGACGTCCGTCACCTCCGGAGCGCGGATGAAGCTCGCCGCGACCGGTCGTGCCCCGAGCGCCGGCACGGCGAGG from Brachybacterium sacelli includes the following:
- a CDS encoding flavodoxin domain-containing protein: MTVLVAYATHSGATRTVAETLVETLRAEGLDPVLADVAEDPDPAGHDAAILGSAVRVESFEKSFVTWVSRHRARIDEVPVALFSCSGSAADPAKGGRQKATDDFLERTGIAPVAVKNFPGWVLMDRIPVHEQLLLKSMRTPTGDFRDLPAVAAWAREIAPGLSG